A window of Deinococcus sp. YIM 134068 genomic DNA:
CCCGAACGTCCTCTTCCTGGCCGACACGGGCCGCGCGGGGGCGGTGGACGTGGAGGTGGACGGCACCCAGATTCAGACGAACGTGCGTGCCAGCGACCGCGCGAGCGCCCTGCGCCTGACCCCCGGCACCCACGCCATCACCGTGAAGGCGAGCGTCGGCGGCGCGACCCTGGCGACGACCACCCTGAACGTGATGGCGAACAGCCTCTACGCCGTGAGCCTCCAGAACGACGAGGACACGATGGGCTACGAACTTGCCCTCGCCAGCGGCGATACTGCGGTGAGAACGGCGGTGAACGTCCACTGAGCCGCTCCCACCCCATCCACCCCCCACCCCGTCCCGGACCACCCGAGGCGGGGCTTTTCATGTCGGCAACGGTTTATGAGGCGGATGACCTGCCCGGTCTTGAGCGGACTCTCGTGCAGGGGAGAGGAATGGGTCGCTAGGCTCTGGAGAGGCAAGCCGACCGCCCCTGGAGGAACCACCTATGCACCCACGCCCACGCCCCACCCTCGCCCCCCTCGCCCTCGGCCTCCTGACCCTGGGAACCCTGATCGGATGCGCGCCCGCGACTTCCACCCAGGCTCTCCCCGGACAGGCGTCCTCTCCCGCCGCCCGTACGGACACCGCGACCGTATTCTTCCGCTCCCAGACGCAGCGGGCGGGCGACGTGGACGTGGTGCTCGACAACCGTACGGTCCTCCTGCGGCAGGTGCGTGCCAGCGCCCCCTACCGGCCCATCAGCCTGCCCCCCGGACGCCGGACCCTCAGCGTTCAGAACTCGCTCAACGGCACCTTGCTGGCGGACATCAGCGTGGACCTTCGGGCGGGAGGCACCTACGGGCTGATCCTGGCGGTGGACGCCGTGACCAACGAGTACGTCCTGGTGTTGGAATAGGAGAGCTGGACTGGGAGAGCGGCACGGCGTCCGACCCCGTGACCTTCTCCTGACGGACCATGTACCCTCCCGTCGTCGCGCGGCCCCCTCCTCTTCGAGCGGGGCCGTTCTGCTGTTGTCTCCCAGCGGTGAGAAGGTAGGCCCGGCGGGAAAGCCCGAAAAAGGGCGGGTGGTATGCTGGCCCCCGTTCACTTGGGGGGAGGTGCCCGTTATCTCGCAGGAAATCTGGGCCGACGTGCTCGGGTACGTCCGCAAGAACATCACGGAAGTCGAATTCCACACCTGGTTCGCGCCCATGAAGAATCTGGGCGTGCAGGACGGCTCGCTGGTGCTGGGAGTCCGCAACTCCTTCGCGCAGGACTTTGTGCGGCGGCAGTATCAGGGGCTGCTGGAGGACGCATTGCGCAACCTCGGCGCGCAGAATCCGCAGGTGAGTTTTCAGGTGCTGCCCGCCGTGCAGGAGGCGATGATCCTGCCGCAGGACCCCCCACCACCACCGTCCCCGCCGGGCAGGCCCCCGCTCCGCTCCGGCGGCCCAGCAGCGCCCTCCCCCGGCGAGAACCGCAAGAGCCTCAACCCCAAGTACACCTTCGAGAACTTTGTGGTGGGGCCGAACAACAACCTCGCGCACGCGGCGGCGCTGGCGGTCGCCGAGTCACCCGGCAAGGCGTACAATCCCCTCTTCATCTACGGGGACGTGGGCCTGGGCAAGACGCACCTGATGCACGCGGTCGGGCATTACATGGCCGAGCGCTTCCCGGAAAAACGCATCGAGTACGTCTCCACCGAATCGTTCACGAACGACCTGATCAACGCCATCCGCGACGACCGGATGACCCAGTTTCGCAACCGCTACCGCTCGGTGGACCTGCTGCTCGTGGACGACATCCAGTTCCTCGCCGCGAAGGAGCGCACGCAGGAGGAGTTCTTCCACACTTTCAACGCGCTCTACGAGAGCCACAAGCAGATCATCCTGAGTTCGGACCGCCCCCCGAAGGACATCCAGACGCTCGCCGGACGCCTCCGCAGCCGCTTCGAGTGGGGACTCATCACCGACATCCAGTCGCCGGAATTCGAGACGCGGGTGGCGATCCTGAAGATGAACGCCGAGCACAACCGCATCGACATCCCGCAGGAGGTCCTCGAACTGATCGCCCGGCAGGTGACGAGCAACATCCGCGAGCTGGAGGGCGCGCTGATGCGGGTCGTGGCCTTCGCCAGCCTGAACAACGTGCCCTTCTCCCGCGCCGTCGCCGCCCGCGCGCTGAGCAACGTGTTCACGCCCCACGAGGTCAAGGTCGAGATGATGGACGTGTTGCGGCAGGTCGCCGGCCATTTCAACCTCCCGCCGGAGGTCATTCGCGGCTCCGGGCGCGTGCGCGACGTGGTGGTGCCGCGTCAGGTCGCCATGTACCTCGTCCGCGAGCTGACCAGCCACTCCCTCCCCGAGATCGGCCAGTTCTTCGGGCGCGACCACTCCACGGTGATGCACGCCGTCTCCAAAGTGACCGAACAACTGGGGCGGGATTCGGAACTGACCACCTCGGTAGATGCCCTTCGCCGCCAGATCAAAGGTGAGTCAGATGAGGAAAACTTTGCGTAGTTTCATACTTTTTTCCTGTCAGAACAAAATAAGTTCCAAAATCCGTTCCAAACACCTGTGCAAAGTTTCACGATCTGTGGATAACCCTGTGGATAACCTGTGGATAAGTGCCGTTTTCCTGTGGATAACCCTGTGGAAAACTAGGCCACTTATCCACAGGCTCCGGAGCCTGTGGATAACCCCCCGAGTTATCCACAGGTTATCCACAGGTTTTGGGGGTTATCCACAGCCCCCCTGTGGAAAACTTTTCGGCTCTGGGAGCGGATGAAAGCGACTTATCCACAGTTTCCACAGGACCTACTACTATTACTACTATCTTTTTATCTTTTACAAAACAGTTAAAAGATAAAAGATAGGAACCCACCCGGAGAGGGAAGCAGGAGAGAGGAAAGATGAGAGCGCACGTCACCAAGAAGACCCTGAGCGAGGGACTCGGCCTGCTGGAACGGGTCGTCCCCAGCCGCAGCAGCAATCCCCTCCTGACCTCGCTGAAGGTGGAGGCGTCCGACGCCGGACTGACCCTGAGCGGCACGAACCTGGAAATCGACCTGTCGTGCTTCGTGCCCGCCGAGGTGCAGGAGCCGCAAAGCTTCGTGGTGCCCGCCCACCTGTTCGCGCAGATCGTCCGCAGTCTCGGCGGCGAACTCGTGGAGTTGGAGATCACCGGAGCCGAACTCGCCGTGCGCGCGGGCGGCAGCGACTTCAAGCTCCAGACGGGGGACCTCGACGCCTACCCGCCCCTGAGCTTTCCCACCCACGCCGACGTGAGCCTCGACGCCGCCGAACTCGCCCGCGCCTTCGGGAGCGTGCGCTACGCGGCGAGCAACGAGGCGTTTCAGGCGGTCTTCCGGGGCATCAAACTCGAACACCGCGCCTCCGGTGCCCGCGTCGTCGCCTCGGACGGCTACCGGGTCGCCATCCGCGACTTCCCGGCGAACGGCGACGGCAGGAGCCTGATCGTGCCCGCCCGCAGCGCCGACGAACTCATCCGGGTCCTCAAGGACGGCGAGGCCCGCTTCACCTACGGCGAGGGGATGCTCAGCGTCACCACCGACCGGGTGAGGATGAACCTCAAGCTTCTCGACGGCGACTTCCCCGACTACGAGCGGGTGATCCCGAAGGACATCAAGCTTCAGGTCACGCTGCCCGCCACGACGCTCAAGGAGGCCGTGAACCGCGTGGCCGTCCTCGCCGACAAGAACGCGAACAACCGGGTGGAATTCCTCGTCTCCGAGGGCAAGCTCCGGCTCGCCGCCGAGGGCGACTACGGGCGGGCGCAGGACACGGTGGACGTGGTGCAGGGCGGCACCGAACCCGCGATGAGCCTCGCCTTCAACGCCCGGCATGTGCTCGACGCCCTCGGCCCCATCGAGGGAGAGGCCGAGCTTCTCTTCTCCGGCTCCACAAGCCCCGCCATCTTCCGCGCGAGCGGGGGAGGCGGCTACATGGCCGTCATGGTCACGCTGCGCGTCTAAGGGGCCAGCCAGGGGCAAGGAGGGGCATGTTTGCCCGTGGGTCTTGTGGAGGCTGGCACCTGCCGCCGGGAAGCACCCCGTTAGACTGGGTGTAAGCACTGCCGCGCTGAGGGCGCTTATAGTCTTCGGGGAACAGAGCGGCACAAGCCCGGCGGTTTGAACTCAGGGGAGGAAGGCAGCCATGAACATCGAGAGAGTGATCGCCCGTGAAGTGCTCGACTCGCGCGGAAACCCGACGGTGGAGGCCGAGGTCCACCTCGACAGCGGCTTTTCGGGGCGGGCCATCGTGCCCTCCGGGGCGAGTACGGGCACCCACGAGGCGCTGGAGCTGCGAGACGGTGACAAGCGGTACGGCGGCAAGGGTGTCCTCAAGGCCGTCCAGAACGTGAACGAGGCCCTCGGCCCAGCCGTGGTGGGGCTGGACGCCTCCGAGCAGGGTCTGGTGGACGCCGCGATGCTAGCGCTGGACGGAACGGGCAACAAGGGCCGACTCGGCGGGAACGCGGTTCTCGCCGTCAGCCTCGCCACCGCCCGCGCCGCCGCAAACGAGCTGGGCGTCCCCCTGTACCGCTACCTCGGCGGCAGCAACGCCAAGACGCTCCCTGTCCCGATGATGAACGTCATCAACGGCGGTGCCCACGCCGACAACTCGGTGGACTTTCAGGAGTTCATGGTGATGCCCGTGGGCGCGTCCTCCTTCCGCGAGGGGCTGCGCTACGGGGCCGAGACCTTCCACGCGCTGAAAAAGGTGTTGAGCGGGCGCGGGTACAACACGAACGTGGGCGACGAGGGCGGCTTCGCGCCGGACCTCAAGAGCAACGAGGAGGCGCTGGAGGTCCTGCTGGAAGCCATCCAGAAGGCCGGGTACGAGCCGGGCAAGGACATCTGCATCGCGCTCGATCCCGCCGTCACCGAGCTGTACAAAGGCGGCCAGTACCACCTGGAGAGCGAGGGGCGCACCCTCTCGACCGCCGAGATGGTGGACTTCTGGGCTGACTGGAGCAGCCGTTATCCCATTATCTCCATCGAGGACGGGCTGGCGGAGGACGACTGGGACGGCTGGCAGATGCTGACCCAGCGCATCGGCGACCGGGTGCAGCTCGTCGGCGACGACCTGTTCGTGACCAACCCGGAGCGGCTGCAACGCGGTATCGAGACGGGCGTGGGCAACGCGATTCTCGTCAAGGTGAACCAGATCGGCTCGCTCACCGAGTCGATGGACGCCATCGAACTCGCCAAGCGCAACCGCTACGGCACGATCATCAGCCACCGCTCCGGGGAGTCCGAGGACGCCTTCATCGCCGACCTCGCCGTCGCCACGAACGCCGGGCAGATCAAGACGGGCAGCGCCAGCCGCTCGGACCGTATCGCCAAGTACAACCAACTGCTGCGAATCGAGGACGCGTTGGGCGACGCGGCGGTGTATCTGGGACGCAAGGCGTTGAGATAGGGGGGGTAGGATTTAGGGATTGGGGGTTAGGAACATCTTTTCCTTAACCTCTAATCCCTAACCCCTTGCCCCGCGTGGAATCAATTCCAATTCAGGAAGACAGGTATCCCCACATGAAACACTTTGATAGGGCCACCAAGATCGTCGCCACCATCGGCCCGGCGAGCCGCAACCCGGAGACGCTGGGGCGGATGATGGACGCGGGGCTGAACGTGGTCCGCATGAACTTCAGCCACGGCGACCCGGAGGACCACCGCCAGACGTATACGATGGTGCGCGAACTCGCCGCCGAGAAGGGCCGGGCTGTCGGCATCCTGCAAGACCTTCAGGGACCGAAGATTCGGGTGGGCCGCTTCCGTGAGGGGGCGGTCACGCTGGAGACGGGGCAGCCGTTCACGATCACGATGGACGACGTGGAGGGCGACGCGCAGCGGGTGGGCAGCACGTACAAGGGGCTGGCGATGGACGTGCAGCCGGGCATGCTGCTGCTGCTCGACGACGGCAACCTCGCCCTGCGGGTAACGACGGTGCGTGGCAACGACGTGAATACCACCGTCGTGACCGGCGGCGTGCTGAAGAACAACAAGGGCATCAACGTGCCGCAGGCCGAGCTGACCGTGCCCGCCCTATCGGAAAAGGACGTGCAGGACATGGAGTTCGGGGCTGGGCTGGGGGTGGACTGGGTGGCCTTGTCGTTTGTGCGCTCGCGGGACGACCTGCTCCTCGCCCGGCACTACCTCGCGCGCTTCGGCAGCCGGTCCAAGCTGATGGCGAAGATCGAGAAGCCGCAGGCGGTGGACCGCTTCGAGGACATCCTGCGCGAGGTGGACGGCATCATGGTGGCGCGCGGCGACCTCGGCGTGGAGATGCGGGCCGAGCAGGTGCCGACGATCCAGAAGCGCCTGATCCGCCTGTGCCGCGAGGCGGGCAAGCCCGTCATCACCGCCACGCAGATGCTGGAGAGCATGATCAGCCTCCCCAGGCCCACCCGCGCCGAGGCGTCGGACGTGGCGAACGCGATCTACGACGGCACCGACGCTGTGATGCTCTCGGCGGAGTCGGCGGCGGGGCAGTACCCGGTCGAGGCTGTCGCCATGATGGACCGCATCGCCCGCGAGGCCGAGGGGAGCGAACACTACAAGCTCCTCCAGCAGCAACTCGTGATCGACACCGAACTCGCGCAGGACTCCATCGCCTATGCCGCGTGTTCCATCGGCGAGAAGCTGGAGATGCCCGCCATCGTCACCTTCACCAGTACGGGCGGTGCCGCGACCCGCATCGCCAAGAACCGCCCGCCGCTCGCCATCCTGGCCCTGACGCCCAACGAGCAGACCCGCAATCAACTCGCGCTCTCGTGGGGCATCGTGCCCATGCTCAGCGAGGACCCCCACGACACCGACGACATGGTGCGGATCGCCAACGACGAGCTGAAGAAGAGCGGCCTCGCCGACGTGGGCGACCGTTACGTGATCACGGCGGGCGTGCCCTTCGGCGTGCGCGGCACGACCAACATGCTGCGCGTGGAGAGATTGCGCGAGGAGGACCTGAGCGACCGGGTGTAACCCCGAAGGCTCAGGCCATCCTGAACCGTACCTCACCCAACCTGACCGGCCCACCACCCGCGTGTGATGGGTCGGTCAGATTTTTATCCACAGGGCGCGGACTTTTCCACACTCAGACTGTGGATAACTCTGAGGCTGGACGGCAGGAAACATGCGCCACGACGTTATCCACAGCTTTGGAGGTTATCCACAGCGTCCTGTGCATAACTTTTCGACTCGGCACGTCTCGTCTGGTGGCCTCTGATCCCACAGGAAGCCCAGGAAGGCCCCTCGGAGGGCGGGAGGCGTCAGGAACCTGGGACGAGGCGTGCGAAGCGGTCCTTGCCCTTCTGAATGACCGTGCCGCCCGCTTCCAAGCTCAAGCGACCCTGGGGTTCGAGGTACGTCTCGCCGTTCAACTTGAGGCCCCGGTTCCCGATGAGCTTACGCGCCGCCCCGAGGCTGGGTTCCAGACCAGCGAGGACGACCAGGCGGGCCATGCTCACCGTGCCGTCCTCGCCCAGTTCGGAGACGGGAACCTGCACGGTCGGGATGTTCTCGGGGATGCCGCCTTTGGCGACGGCCTTGAAACGCGACTCGGCGGCCTCCAGATCAGCATCCGGGTGGAATCCAGCGACCACCTCGCGGGCGAGTTCGCGGTGGGCGGCGACGGGGTGCCCGGCGAGGAGGTCGGTGATGCGCTCGCGCGGCAGGTCCGTCAGCAGCGTGAGGTAATTGTCCAGCAGCGGGTCGGGCACCTTCATCAGCCCGGCGAACATGGCGTGGGGTTCGTCGGTCAGCCCGATGTAGTTGCCGAGGCTCTTGGACATCTTCTCGGTGCCGTCGAGGCCGACGAGGAGGGGCAGGGTCATCACGACCTGGGCTTCCTGCCCGTAGTCGCGTTGCAGGGCGCGGCCCACGAGATTGTTGAACAGTTGGTCGGTGCCGCCGAGTTCCACGTCGGCATTGAGGGCCACCGAGTCGTACCCCTGCGTCAGCGGGTACAGGAGTTCGTGCATGGAGATCGGCGTGCCTGCACTCAGACGCTTGGAGAAGTCGTCGCGCTCCAGAATGCGGGCGACCGTGTAGCGGCTGGCGAGCTGGATGATGTCGGCGTATCCGAGCTTTTCCAGCCACTCGCTGTTGTAGCGGACCTCCAGCACCTCGGGTTCACTGCGGAGGATGAGCCTGCACTGTTCGAGGTAGCTGTGGGCGTTGGCGCGGGTTTCCTCCAGCGTGAGGGGCGGGCGCGTCTTGGACTTGCCGCTGGGGTCGCCGATCATGGCGGTGAAATCGCCGATCAGCATGATGACCCGGTGCCCGAGGTCCTGAAACTGCCGCATCTTGCGGAGGATGACGGCATGCCCGAGGTGCAGATCAGGGCGGGTGGGGTCCGCGCCGAGCTTGACGCGCAGGGGCTGGCCCGTCTCCCGGCTGCGCTCCAGCTTGCGCCGCAGGTCGTCCTCGCTCACGAGGTCCACGACACCGCGTTTGAGAATGGCGAGTTGTTCGTCTACAGGCACGTTCCGGCGAATCTCGTTCATGTCGGCTCCAGACAAAGAAAGCGGCGCACCGGGAAAGACCAGTGCGCCGCTTCGGGTTGGATTTCGGGCTGTGACTGACCCTACCCCACCGTGCGGCGGAGTGGATAGGAACGTCGGGTCAGACGCCTCATGCCGGGCAGTGTAGCAAGCCGTCACCCAGTCCGCGCGGCGTGGCCGCTACCCTGGCCGCGTGAAGACCATCTTTGAGCTGCGCGCGACCTTCCCCCGACCGGGCCGGGTGGAGTGGATCGGGCTGCGCGAGGCCCGCCGGGCACCCGTGCGGAGCGTGCCGCAGGCCGAGGCCCACCCCCTCGTCGGCCTCATCGGCGACCACGGCAAGACGCTGCCCACCCGCCTCCGGGCGCTGACGGGCGAGCCGGGGGAAACGGCAGCGCCCTCGCCCACCGCTCAGACCATCCCCGGCGGTCCCGGAAAGCGGCAGGTCACGCTGCTGCTCGCCGAACATCTGCCCGTCATCGCGGCGCTCTCGGGGCTGGAGGTGGTCACGCCGGAGATGCTGCGCCGTAACGTGCTCGTCTCCGGCCTCTCGCTCCTCGCGCTCAAGGAGGCCCGCCTCCAGATCGGTGAAGTTGTGTTGGAGGGGACGGGCGAGTGTCACCCCTGCTCGCGGATGGAGGAGGAGCTGGGGCCGGGCGGCTACAACGCCGTGCGCGGCCACGGGGGCATCACGGCGCGGGTGCTGCGGGGCGGCGTGATCCGGGTGGGGGACGAGGTGCGGCCTGTGACGTGAGCTGTCGTAGTGGACGTGCGGACGTTGTTCTGGCGGCAGGGGGTTAGAGGAACCGGGTCGAGGGCAACCCCTCCGCCCCTTCGGGGCACCTCCCCTTACAAGGGAGGCAAAACATCAGGCTCCCCTTGAGGGGAGCCGGCTGAGGGTTCGCACGCCGCGCACTTGAACCTGATCCATTCCCAGCCTTCACGACAGCCCTACTGAACGCTGTCGGCTGGCCACTCCTTCCACCCCTATCATGCTGCGGATGACCCCGCCCTCGTCCCAGCCGTCGCCCGGACGAATGCCGACCCCCGCCCTCGACGCCCGGCTGGAGGCGGTCCTGTCCCTCATCTCGGCCCAGGCCCACGCGGACATCGGCTCGGACCACGCGAAGTTGCCCATCCGCCTCATTCGGGAGGGGCGGGCGCGGCGGTGCGTGGTCGTCGAACTCAATCCCGGCCCCCTTGCCCTGGCGCGGCGGAATGTGGCCCGCGTCCGCCTCGGTGATGTGATCGACGTGCGGGGGGGTGACGGCTTCACGCCCCTGCGGCCCGGCGAGGTGGATAGCGCCAGCGTGTGCGGCATGGGGGCGGGCACGGTGGCGGCCATCCTGCGGCGGGCGGAGGAAAGGCTGCCGCCTGCCCTCGTGCTGCAATCCAACGACTCGGCGCGGCCCCTGCGGGTCTGGGCGCGGGAACACGGCTACCATCTCACCGACGAGCGCCTGATTCCGGGCTACTGGCCCTACCCGGTGCTGCGGCTTGTGCGGGCAGATGGCCCCGACCCGGCCTATACGGGTCTGCCCGAGGCTGCCGCGCTGCGGTACGGTCCCCACCTTCTGCGCTCGGGGACGGGTGTGGTGCGGCAGCTTGTGGAGGCCGACATCGCCCGCCTGACGCCCCTCGCCATGCCGGGCCGCACCGCTCAGACGGAAGTGGACGAGGCCTTGAGCGCCCTCGCCGTCCTGAACAGGGAATAAAAAAGCCGCCCTCGTGGGCGGTGATGGTCAGAAAGATAGCGTCTTATGCGCGGGAAGTCAAGTTATGCGTTTGTGCTTTGGGCAGAAACGTCAACGCTGCGTTCGACACGCAGTTTTCACCCCGCTCCATCCAGGCGGGAGGAAGGGACGGCTATGCAAGCCCGGATGCTCAGGCCTCCGCCCTGCCCAGCCTCTCCAGCGCGCGCCGGAAGGTGTTGAGCGTCCCCCCGTCGTACAGGACGAGGCGCACAGTCAGGTCGGGGTGGCGGGTGAGTTCGTCGCGGAGGGTCCGCAGGGTGACGGTGGCGGCCCCCTCCAGCGGGTAGCCGTAGACGCCCGTGCTGATGGCGGGAAAGGCGACCGAGGCGCAGCCGTTCTCCACGGCGAGGCGGACGCTGTGGCGGTAGGCACCCGCCAGCAACTCGGCCTCACCGTACCCGCCGCCGCGCCAGACTGGCCCGACCGCGTGGATGACGAAGCGGACGCCCTGCGCCTCCAGCCGGAAGGCGGGCGTGATGACCGCTGTGCCCGTCGGCGTGCCCCCGAGCGTGCGGATGGCGCGCAACAGCTCCGGCCCGGCGGCGCGGTGAATCACCCCGTCCACGCCCCCGCCGCCCATGAGTTCCCTGTTCGCGGCGGTCACGATGGCGCAGGTTCGCTCCCGCCCGATATCGCCCTGCACGAGGTCGAGCGGCATCTCAGCTTCCGACGACGCGGCCCAGGTCCTCGGAGGTCAGCGCGGTGCTGCGGACCGTCCCGGCGAGGTCGGCGGCGGCGTGGTCCTCCGGGGTCCACCGTTCGGGCGGAAGCTGCCTGGCCCGCTCGGCCCGCTGGACGGCGTGGAGTTCGGC
This region includes:
- a CDS encoding DUF4397 domain-containing protein, whose translation is MTQPRKTALTTAALLLTAAMTLGAAGAQTITGTTGTATAHPNVLFLADTGRAGAVDVEVDGTQIQTNVRASDRASALRLTPGTHAITVKASVGGATLATTTLNVMANSLYAVSLQNDEDTMGYELALASGDTAVRTAVNVH
- the dnaA gene encoding chromosomal replication initiator protein DnaA is translated as MSQEIWADVLGYVRKNITEVEFHTWFAPMKNLGVQDGSLVLGVRNSFAQDFVRRQYQGLLEDALRNLGAQNPQVSFQVLPAVQEAMILPQDPPPPPSPPGRPPLRSGGPAAPSPGENRKSLNPKYTFENFVVGPNNNLAHAAALAVAESPGKAYNPLFIYGDVGLGKTHLMHAVGHYMAERFPEKRIEYVSTESFTNDLINAIRDDRMTQFRNRYRSVDLLLVDDIQFLAAKERTQEEFFHTFNALYESHKQIILSSDRPPKDIQTLAGRLRSRFEWGLITDIQSPEFETRVAILKMNAEHNRIDIPQEVLELIARQVTSNIRELEGALMRVVAFASLNNVPFSRAVAARALSNVFTPHEVKVEMMDVLRQVAGHFNLPPEVIRGSGRVRDVVVPRQVAMYLVRELTSHSLPEIGQFFGRDHSTVMHAVSKVTEQLGRDSELTTSVDALRRQIKGESDEENFA
- the dnaN gene encoding DNA polymerase III subunit beta; the protein is MRAHVTKKTLSEGLGLLERVVPSRSSNPLLTSLKVEASDAGLTLSGTNLEIDLSCFVPAEVQEPQSFVVPAHLFAQIVRSLGGELVELEITGAELAVRAGGSDFKLQTGDLDAYPPLSFPTHADVSLDAAELARAFGSVRYAASNEAFQAVFRGIKLEHRASGARVVASDGYRVAIRDFPANGDGRSLIVPARSADELIRVLKDGEARFTYGEGMLSVTTDRVRMNLKLLDGDFPDYERVIPKDIKLQVTLPATTLKEAVNRVAVLADKNANNRVEFLVSEGKLRLAAEGDYGRAQDTVDVVQGGTEPAMSLAFNARHVLDALGPIEGEAELLFSGSTSPAIFRASGGGGYMAVMVTLRV
- the eno gene encoding phosphopyruvate hydratase — protein: MNIERVIAREVLDSRGNPTVEAEVHLDSGFSGRAIVPSGASTGTHEALELRDGDKRYGGKGVLKAVQNVNEALGPAVVGLDASEQGLVDAAMLALDGTGNKGRLGGNAVLAVSLATARAAANELGVPLYRYLGGSNAKTLPVPMMNVINGGAHADNSVDFQEFMVMPVGASSFREGLRYGAETFHALKKVLSGRGYNTNVGDEGGFAPDLKSNEEALEVLLEAIQKAGYEPGKDICIALDPAVTELYKGGQYHLESEGRTLSTAEMVDFWADWSSRYPIISIEDGLAEDDWDGWQMLTQRIGDRVQLVGDDLFVTNPERLQRGIETGVGNAILVKVNQIGSLTESMDAIELAKRNRYGTIISHRSGESEDAFIADLAVATNAGQIKTGSASRSDRIAKYNQLLRIEDALGDAAVYLGRKALR
- the pyk gene encoding pyruvate kinase; translation: MKHFDRATKIVATIGPASRNPETLGRMMDAGLNVVRMNFSHGDPEDHRQTYTMVRELAAEKGRAVGILQDLQGPKIRVGRFREGAVTLETGQPFTITMDDVEGDAQRVGSTYKGLAMDVQPGMLLLLDDGNLALRVTTVRGNDVNTTVVTGGVLKNNKGINVPQAELTVPALSEKDVQDMEFGAGLGVDWVALSFVRSRDDLLLARHYLARFGSRSKLMAKIEKPQAVDRFEDILREVDGIMVARGDLGVEMRAEQVPTIQKRLIRLCREAGKPVITATQMLESMISLPRPTRAEASDVANAIYDGTDAVMLSAESAAGQYPVEAVAMMDRIAREAEGSEHYKLLQQQLVIDTELAQDSIAYAACSIGEKLEMPAIVTFTSTGGAATRIAKNRPPLAILALTPNEQTRNQLALSWGIVPMLSEDPHDTDDMVRIANDELKKSGLADVGDRYVITAGVPFGVRGTTNMLRVERLREEDLSDRV
- the tyrS gene encoding tyrosine--tRNA ligase, which codes for MNEIRRNVPVDEQLAILKRGVVDLVSEDDLRRKLERSRETGQPLRVKLGADPTRPDLHLGHAVILRKMRQFQDLGHRVIMLIGDFTAMIGDPSGKSKTRPPLTLEETRANAHSYLEQCRLILRSEPEVLEVRYNSEWLEKLGYADIIQLASRYTVARILERDDFSKRLSAGTPISMHELLYPLTQGYDSVALNADVELGGTDQLFNNLVGRALQRDYGQEAQVVMTLPLLVGLDGTEKMSKSLGNYIGLTDEPHAMFAGLMKVPDPLLDNYLTLLTDLPRERITDLLAGHPVAAHRELAREVVAGFHPDADLEAAESRFKAVAKGGIPENIPTVQVPVSELGEDGTVSMARLVVLAGLEPSLGAARKLIGNRGLKLNGETYLEPQGRLSLEAGGTVIQKGKDRFARLVPGS
- a CDS encoding MOSC domain-containing protein codes for the protein MKTIFELRATFPRPGRVEWIGLREARRAPVRSVPQAEAHPLVGLIGDHGKTLPTRLRALTGEPGETAAPSPTAQTIPGGPGKRQVTLLLAEHLPVIAALSGLEVVTPEMLRRNVLVSGLSLLALKEARLQIGEVVLEGTGECHPCSRMEEELGPGGYNAVRGHGGITARVLRGGVIRVGDEVRPVT
- a CDS encoding tRNA (adenine(22)-N(1))-methyltransferase TrmK produces the protein MPTPALDARLEAVLSLISAQAHADIGSDHAKLPIRLIREGRARRCVVVELNPGPLALARRNVARVRLGDVIDVRGGDGFTPLRPGEVDSASVCGMGAGTVAAILRRAEERLPPALVLQSNDSARPLRVWAREHGYHLTDERLIPGYWPYPVLRLVRADGPDPAYTGLPEAAALRYGPHLLRSGTGVVRQLVEADIARLTPLAMPGRTAQTEVDEALSALAVLNRE
- a CDS encoding macro domain-containing protein → MPLDLVQGDIGRERTCAIVTAANRELMGGGGVDGVIHRAAGPELLRAIRTLGGTPTGTAVITPAFRLEAQGVRFVIHAVGPVWRGGGYGEAELLAGAYRHSVRLAVENGCASVAFPAISTGVYGYPLEGAATVTLRTLRDELTRHPDLTVRLVLYDGGTLNTFRRALERLGRAEA